One Paenibacillus crassostreae DNA segment encodes these proteins:
- the purE gene encoding 5-(carboxyamino)imidazole ribonucleotide mutase produces the protein MLPEVAVIMGSKSDWETMQFACQMLDELQINYEKKVVSAHRTPDLMFTYAEEAAGRGIRVIIAGAGGAAHLPGMVAAKTLIPVIGVPVQSKALNGLDSLLSIVQMPGGIPVATVAIGKAGATNAGLLAAQIIGAFYPEVQKRVQLRRDAIRDEVLESSDDL, from the coding sequence ATGTTACCAGAGGTCGCTGTTATTATGGGCAGTAAATCGGATTGGGAGACGATGCAGTTCGCTTGTCAAATGCTAGATGAGCTTCAAATCAATTATGAGAAAAAGGTAGTCTCAGCTCACCGTACACCTGATCTAATGTTTACCTATGCAGAAGAAGCTGCTGGACGGGGGATTCGGGTTATTATAGCTGGAGCAGGGGGGGCCGCGCATCTTCCCGGTATGGTAGCTGCGAAGACGCTCATTCCCGTGATCGGAGTACCGGTGCAATCCAAGGCATTGAATGGTCTAGATTCATTACTCTCCATTGTGCAGATGCCTGGAGGAATACCTGTAGCAACAGTCGCCATTGGTAAAGCAGGTGCAACCAATGCAGGCTTACTCGCAGCTCAGATCATTGGTGCATTTTATCCGGAAGTTCAGAAGCGTGTGCAGCTTCGTAGGGATGCTATAAGAGATGAAGTGTTAGAAAGTAGTGATGATCTATGA
- the purK gene encoding 5-(carboxyamino)imidazole ribonucleotide synthase yields MSYRLDEDQVQSNDMPRTLLPGSTIGILGGGQLGRMISLAGIAMGYRFITLDPTVQSPSSEVAKQIVAEYNDVDAAHELAQASDVITYEFENVDAGVAEMLVKQSYVPQGSTLLYTTQHRLREKRAIEAAGVPVAPYRVIDGMDSLQHAIEELGYPSVLKTVTGGYDGKGQVVIRNVDQLEASYTELAAHGRELVLEQFIPFQCEVSVITARSPNGEVKSFPISENIHINNILHLSIVPARISTQVQNEARRLAEAVATSMGAVGLLAVEMFVTEDGTLYVNELAPRPHNSGHYTMEACMTSQFEQHVRAICNLPLGDTTLLTPVVMVNVLGQHMESVVQRVGELDQVAFELGIVPKLHLYGKTESKHNRKMGHINLLCKDVQDGLEWVEQTNIWRL; encoded by the coding sequence ATGAGTTATAGATTAGATGAAGATCAAGTTCAGTCTAATGATATGCCAAGAACTTTGCTCCCAGGTAGCACAATTGGTATTCTAGGTGGCGGACAATTGGGACGAATGATATCTCTAGCGGGTATTGCAATGGGATATCGATTTATAACGCTTGATCCAACGGTACAGTCTCCGAGTAGTGAAGTGGCTAAGCAGATTGTCGCTGAATACAACGATGTGGATGCTGCGCATGAATTAGCTCAAGCTTCGGATGTTATTACGTACGAATTTGAGAATGTGGATGCAGGCGTAGCGGAAATGCTAGTGAAGCAATCCTACGTACCTCAAGGAAGTACACTATTGTACACGACACAACATCGTTTACGTGAGAAGAGAGCTATAGAAGCAGCGGGTGTTCCGGTAGCGCCTTATCGGGTCATTGATGGAATGGATAGTCTGCAGCATGCGATAGAAGAGTTAGGTTATCCATCGGTGTTGAAGACGGTCACAGGAGGCTATGACGGTAAAGGACAAGTTGTCATTCGTAATGTAGATCAACTGGAAGCTTCTTATACGGAACTTGCAGCTCATGGACGGGAATTGGTGTTAGAGCAATTTATTCCTTTCCAGTGCGAGGTATCAGTTATTACAGCTCGTAGTCCTAATGGTGAAGTGAAGAGTTTTCCTATATCAGAGAATATTCATATCAATAACATCCTTCATTTATCAATTGTGCCTGCTAGAATATCTACACAAGTGCAGAATGAAGCTAGGCGGCTTGCTGAGGCAGTCGCGACGAGCATGGGTGCTGTTGGACTGCTAGCTGTTGAAATGTTCGTTACTGAAGATGGAACATTATATGTCAATGAGTTGGCTCCACGTCCTCATAATTCAGGACATTACACGATGGAAGCTTGTATGACTTCACAATTCGAACAACATGTGCGCGCTATATGTAATCTTCCATTGGGAGATACAACATTATTAACTCCTGTAGTTATGGTTAATGTTCTTGGGCAACATATGGAATCCGTAGTCCAGAGAGTCGGAGAGTTAGATCAAGTTGCGTTTGAGTTAGGCATTGTTCCTAAACTTCATTTATATGGTAAGACGGAGAGTAAGCATAATCGTAAAATGGGTCATATCAACTTGCTATGTAAAGATGTGCAGGATGGATTGGAATGGGTAGAACAAACAAATATTTGGAGGCTGTGA
- the purB gene encoding adenylosuccinate lyase: MIERYSRPEMRAIWTEENKFNSWLEVELCACEAWAELGVIPKEDTILLRQNAKFDIARINEIELETRHDVIAFTRSVSESLGQERKWVHYGLTSTDVVDTALGYVLLQANEILEKDIENFIEILKDKAIAYKDTPMMGRTHGVHAEPTTFGLKMALWYEEMKRNLERFRHAAYGVQFGKISGAVGTYANIDPFVEQFVCQKLGTTAAPISTQTLQRDRHAEYMATLALIATSLDKFATEIRALQKSEVREVEEAFAKGQKGSSAMPHKRNPIGCENISGLSRVIRGHMLTAYEDVTLWHERDISHSSVERIILPDATMLLNYMLNRFGNIVKNLTVFPDNMKRNMARTFGVPFSGRVMTKLIDKGFSREQAYDTVQPRAMQAWEEQRQFRDIIESTPEITEVLNNEEIEDAFNPSWHLKHVDTIFTKLGLI; encoded by the coding sequence ATGATAGAACGTTATAGTAGACCGGAAATGCGGGCAATTTGGACGGAAGAGAACAAATTTAATTCGTGGCTAGAAGTAGAACTATGTGCTTGTGAAGCGTGGGCTGAATTGGGAGTTATTCCGAAGGAAGATACGATATTACTTCGCCAGAATGCCAAGTTTGATATTGCTCGAATTAATGAGATTGAACTGGAAACACGTCATGATGTGATCGCTTTTACTCGTTCCGTGTCTGAAAGTCTTGGACAAGAACGTAAATGGGTTCATTACGGTCTAACTTCTACCGATGTTGTTGACACTGCACTCGGATATGTATTACTTCAAGCTAATGAGATCCTTGAGAAGGATATTGAGAATTTCATAGAAATTCTGAAAGATAAAGCTATTGCTTATAAAGATACTCCGATGATGGGGAGAACACATGGGGTACATGCTGAACCAACGACATTTGGTCTGAAGATGGCTTTGTGGTACGAGGAAATGAAGCGTAATTTAGAACGTTTTCGTCATGCAGCATATGGTGTACAGTTCGGTAAAATCTCTGGGGCTGTGGGAACATACGCGAACATCGACCCATTTGTAGAACAATTCGTATGTCAGAAGTTAGGTACGACAGCAGCACCGATCTCGACTCAAACGTTACAACGTGATCGTCATGCCGAATACATGGCAACATTAGCTTTGATCGCTACGTCTTTGGACAAGTTCGCTACTGAAATTCGCGCGTTACAAAAGAGTGAAGTTCGCGAGGTGGAGGAAGCTTTCGCAAAAGGTCAAAAGGGATCATCTGCTATGCCACATAAACGTAATCCGATTGGTTGTGAGAATATTTCAGGCCTATCACGTGTAATTCGTGGTCATATGTTGACAGCCTATGAAGATGTAACGCTATGGCATGAACGCGATATATCACATTCTTCAGTGGAAAGAATTATTTTACCGGATGCGACAATGTTATTGAATTATATGCTGAACCGTTTCGGTAATATTGTGAAGAACTTAACCGTTTTCCCAGATAATATGAAACGCAATATGGCTCGTACTTTCGGGGTGCCGTTCTCTGGACGCGTGATGACGAAGCTGATTGATAAAGGATTTAGCCGTGAACAAGCCTATGATACCGTTCAACCTCGCGCGATGCAGGCTTGGGAAGAACAACGCCAATTCCGTGATATTATCGAATCTACACCAGAAATTACAGAAGTACTCAATAATGAAGAAATTGAGGATGCTTTCAATCCAAGCTGGCATTTGAAACATGTAGATACTATATTCACGAAGCTAGGCTTAATTTGA
- a CDS encoding phosphoribosylaminoimidazolesuccinocarboxamide synthase: MTSTAISTAVELVNAPLLYKGKVRELYDLGEHVLIVVTDLISAFDYVLDPPVPDKGNVLNQLSAYWFEQTADLMKNHVVHTDVEQLGDLINDKERLKNRIMVVRKAERIDIECVVRGYITGGGWRQYQENGEVNGIKLREGMRKNEAFEQPIFTPAAKNDVGHDEDISFDTMKQLVGEEIALELQERSLKLYSFAREYCDQRGIILADCKFEFGLLDGDVILIDEIFTPDSSRFWAKEKYELDIEIDSMDKEPVRSYLASSSWDKNSKPDRLPQEVVEETTRRYLDIYQRLTQS; this comes from the coding sequence ATGACATCAACGGCTATATCTACTGCTGTGGAACTTGTTAACGCACCATTGTTGTATAAAGGGAAGGTACGCGAGCTTTATGATTTAGGAGAGCATGTTCTAATCGTAGTGACGGATCTCATTTCTGCCTTCGATTATGTTCTTGATCCACCTGTTCCTGATAAGGGTAATGTCCTTAACCAGTTAAGTGCATACTGGTTCGAACAGACAGCTGATCTGATGAAGAATCATGTTGTCCATACAGATGTTGAACAGCTTGGAGATCTCATCAATGATAAAGAACGATTGAAGAATCGTATCATGGTTGTTCGTAAGGCAGAACGTATTGATATTGAATGCGTGGTACGTGGCTATATTACAGGTGGCGGTTGGCGACAATATCAAGAGAACGGTGAAGTGAATGGCATAAAGCTTCGTGAAGGCATGCGTAAGAATGAAGCTTTTGAACAGCCTATTTTTACACCAGCGGCTAAGAATGATGTTGGACATGATGAGGATATCTCCTTCGACACGATGAAACAACTCGTTGGTGAAGAGATTGCGCTTGAATTGCAAGAACGAAGTTTGAAGTTGTATAGCTTCGCGCGTGAGTATTGTGATCAACGGGGAATTATTCTAGCTGATTGTAAGTTCGAGTTTGGATTGCTTGATGGTGATGTCATTCTCATTGATGAGATATTTACGCCAGACTCTTCCCGTTTCTGGGCGAAAGAGAAGTATGAATTGGATATAGAGATCGACAGCATGGACAAAGAACCTGTGCGGTCATACCTCGCTTCGTCGTCTTGGGACAAGAATAGTAAACCTGATCGACTTCCGCAAGAAGTAGTAGAAGAGACAACAAGACGGTATTTGGACATTTATCAGCGATTAACGCAATCGTAA
- the purS gene encoding phosphoribosylformylglycinamidine synthase subunit PurS — MIKATVYVTIKKGVLDPQGVAVQGALHSIGFQEVESLRIGKYIEINLDMDDRAAAEVQLKAMCEKLLANTVVEDYRYELEA; from the coding sequence ATGATTAAAGCTACAGTATATGTCACTATTAAAAAAGGTGTTTTGGATCCCCAAGGTGTCGCTGTTCAAGGAGCGCTTCATTCGATAGGATTCCAAGAAGTAGAAAGCCTTCGTATTGGTAAATATATTGAAATAAATCTAGATATGGATGACCGTGCTGCAGCTGAAGTACAATTGAAGGCTATGTGTGAGAAATTACTAGCCAATACGGTAGTCGAGGATTACCGTTACGAATTGGAGGCCTAA
- the purQ gene encoding phosphoribosylformylglycinamidine synthase subunit PurQ, translating into MKFAVLVFPGSNCDIDCYKAVEDTVGESVDYVWHTATDLSAYDCIIVPGGFSYGDYLRCGAISRFAPVMAEVAKAAEQGKFILGICNGFQILTEANLLPGALRRNMSMKFRCHDTKLTVVNNETPFTREYRKNEEIIIPIAHGEGNYYCDEETLEKLKANHQIVFTYGDNPNGSIEDIAGICNEKGNVIGMMPHPERAVDTLLGSEDGKRMFTSILKSWRDTHDTASVR; encoded by the coding sequence ATGAAATTTGCTGTCTTAGTCTTTCCAGGATCCAATTGTGATATTGACTGTTACAAAGCGGTAGAAGATACGGTTGGTGAGTCTGTTGATTATGTATGGCACACTGCAACTGATCTTTCAGCTTACGATTGCATTATTGTTCCTGGTGGATTTTCTTATGGTGATTACTTACGGTGCGGCGCGATTTCGCGGTTTGCACCTGTCATGGCTGAGGTAGCTAAGGCTGCTGAACAAGGGAAGTTCATTCTTGGGATTTGTAATGGTTTCCAGATTCTTACAGAAGCGAATTTATTACCAGGTGCACTTCGTCGTAACATGTCGATGAAATTCCGTTGTCATGATACAAAGTTGACTGTGGTTAATAATGAAACTCCTTTTACACGTGAATATCGTAAGAATGAGGAAATTATCATTCCAATCGCTCATGGTGAAGGGAACTACTATTGTGATGAAGAGACGCTTGAGAAGTTGAAAGCAAACCACCAAATTGTATTCACTTACGGAGATAACCCAAATGGTTCAATAGAAGATATAGCAGGAATATGTAATGAAAAAGGTAATGTTATTGGTATGATGCCCCATCCAGAGCGAGCAGTAGATACTCTATTGGGTTCGGAAGATGGTAAACGTATGTTCACATCAATATTGAAGTCTTGGAGGGATACACATGACACAGCAAGTGTCCGCTAA